The following are encoded in a window of Alosa sapidissima isolate fAloSap1 chromosome 10, fAloSap1.pri, whole genome shotgun sequence genomic DNA:
- the nod1 gene encoding nucleotide-binding oligomerization domain-containing protein 1: protein MLIGRAFNDVAPMRPSGQKILTLHRELLVDQVKNTQCILDNLLSSGFVCNEDVEIIQRCTTKTDQVRQILELVQSKGEEASLYFIHILHEAYDAYIDLRPWFKDIEYKPSEFVQQIPVVNTDPISKYCEKLRHDLGCDTRFITSYSQREETLLEELYTDTQMEILNDRNESLGYLDSLDELLGDNGVLNKDAETIFVTGDAGVGKSMMLQKLQNLWSKRELNTRAKFFFKFRCRMFSAFKETDEISLKDLIFKHNCYPDMDHDNEVFRYIRRFPETVIFTFDGYDEIHSDFDLSNVPEVVSPEERTHPLLVLMNLLCGKLLKGSLKVLTARTGTEVQSKVIRKRVVLRGFSPDHLQRYTALHFPDREHLALVTVQLDASPHLGSLCSIPLFCWIIFKSFKHLQSVYDDFELQGFCVTLTSVFLLLSEVFLSRSSSPGLLKRSTRCTADTFRTGSSMLAAFARLALLGMVENRFVFQQEDVMSCGLEEDDLQIGYLRPISHYDACGSPTTFEFLHVTLQSFLAAFSLVLDKDTEPTEILKFFAQCEYRKSYRFPCVSCLGKSRPRDKDPFQNNEHLQFINLFLCGLLSKRNVALLEHLVPPLSLKKKRAMLKSYLSNSVKLHLRSLPRFKSEKEGTKVHGMSNFLWMVRCIFETNSEEVARLTAKGISADYLKLAFCNIYSADCSALNFVLHHHRKCLGVDMDNNNISDYGVKQLRPSFRKMTVVRLCVNQITDSSIEVLAEELIRYKVVTVLGLYKNQITDAGAKLVAQIIEECPRLHTLKLGLNKITGVGGKYLASAIKKSKSIFDVGMWGNTIGDEGAEAFAEALKNHTSLTNLSLSANGITGQGGRYIAKMLKENSSLHIFWLIGNNISDEAASDLSEAIKMNKGLTHVMLIDNQFTVGGARLLAEGLSHNTTLKEINLKGNLVSEEEEKQFVAEPRLRFS from the exons ATGTTAATAGGGCGGGCCTTCAATGATGTTGCTCCCATGAGACCTTCTGGGCAGAAAATTTTGACTTTACACCGCGAGCTGCTCGTGGACCAGGTGAAAAATACCCAGTGTATCTTGGACAACCTTCTGTCTAGCGGGTTCGTTTGTAATGAGGATGTCGAAATCATACAGCGGTGCACCACTAAAACAGACCAG GTGCGCCAAATTTTGGAATTGGTACAGAGCAAAGGGGAGGAGGCCTCTTTATATTTCATCCACATTCTCCATGAAGCCTATGATGCATACATTGACCTCAGACCCTGGTTCAAGGACATCGAGTACAAACCTTCGGAATTTGTTCAGCAAATACCAGTGGTTAATACAGACCCGA TTAGCAAGTACTGTGAGAAGCTGAGGCATGACTTGGGCTGCGACACACGCTTCATCACCTCGTACTCCCAACGAGAGGAGACCCTGCTGGAGGAGCTCTACACGGACACCCAGATGGAGATCCTCAATGACCGCAACGAGAGCCTAGGATACCTGGACAGCCTGGATGAACTGTTAGGGGACAATGGCGTGTTGAACAAGGACGCAGAGACCATCTTTGTCACAGGAGATGCTGGTGTGGGCAAGTCCATGATGCTGCAGAAGCTCCAGAACCTCTGGTCCAAAAGGGAGCTGAACACCAGGGCAAAGTTCTTCTTCAAGTTCCGCTGCCGAATGTTCAGCGCTTTCAAGGAGACAGACGAGATCTCCCTTAAGGATCTCATTTTCAAGCACAACTGCTACCCAGACATGGACCACGATAATGAGGTTTTCCGTTACATCCGGAGATTCCCAGAGACCGTCATATTCACCTTTGATGGCTACGATGAGATCCACAGCGACTTTGACCTGTCAAACGTCCCAGAGGTGGTCTCGCCTGAGGAAAGAACCCACCCGCTGCTGGTTCTCATGAACCTATTGTGTGGCAAACTCCTCAAAGGCTCCCTGAAGGTGCTGACAGCCCGAACTGGCACAGAGGTGCAGAGCAAAGTTATCCGGAAGAGGGTCGTCCTcagaggcttctctccagaTCACCTGCAAAGGTACACAGCTCTGCACTTCCCTGACCGAGAGCACTTGGCCCTGGTCACCGTGCAGCTGGATGCCAGTCCCCATCTTGGCAGCCTCTGTTCAATCCCCCTGTTCTGCTGGATCATCTTCAAGAGCTTCAAGCACCTCCAGTCGGTGTATGACGACTTTGAGCTGCAGGGTTTCTGTGTGACCCTCACCAGTGTCTTTCTCCTTCTGTCGGAGGTCTTCCTCAGTCGCTCCTCATCTCCGGGCCTGCTGAAGAGGAGCACCAGGTGCACGGCTGACACTTTCCGGACGGGCAGCAGTATGTTGGCAGCCTTTGCCCGTCTGGCCCTCTTAGGCATGGTGGAGAACAGGTTTGTGTTCCAGCAGGAGGATGTGATGTCTTGCGGATTGGAGGAGGATGACTTGCAGATTGGGTACCTCAGGCCAATCAGCCATTACGATGCCTGTGGAAGTCCGACTACCTTCGAGTTTCTCCACGTCACCCTGCAGTCCTTCCTGGCTGCCTTTTCTTTGGTGCTGGACAAGGACACTGAGCCCACAGAGATTCTGAAGTTTTTCGCCCAGTGTGAGTACAGAAAGAGTTACCGTTTCCCCTGTGTGTCCTGTCTGGGCAAGTCTCGTCCGAGAGACAAGGATCCCTTCCAGAACAACGAGCATCTGCAGTTCATCAACCTGTTCCTGTGCGGCCTCCTGTCAAAGCGAAACGTGGCTCTGCTGGAGCACCTGGTCCCGCCACTCTCCCTGAAGAAGAAGCGAGCCATGCTCAAGTCCTACCTGTCCAACAGTGTGAAGCTGCACCTCCGCAGCCTTCCCCGCTTCAAGTCGGAGAAGGAGGGAACTAAGGTTCACGGCATGTCCAACTTCCTGTGGATGGTGCGGTGCATCTTTGAGACAAACAGTGAGGAAGTGGCTCGGCTGACTGCCAAGGGGATATCGGCAGACTACCTCAAGCTGGCCTTCTGTAACATCTACTCAGCCGACTGCAGCGCTCTCAACTTTGTGCTGCATCATCATCGCAAGTGCCTCGGAGTGGACATGGACAACAATAACATCAGTGACTATGGAGTGAAGCAGCTCAGACCAAGCTTCAGAAAAATGACGGTAGTGCG GCTGTGTGTCAATCAGATCACAGACAGCAGCATTGAGGTTCTTGCAGAGGAGCTGATTCGGTACAAAGTAGTTACAGTTCTGGG GTTGTACAAAAACCAAATAACCGATGCAGGTGCCAAACTGGTTGCCCAGATCATTGAGGAGTGTCCTCGGCTCCATACACTAAA GCTTGGCCTCAACAAAATCACTGGCGTCGGTGGAAAGTACCTTGCCTCTGCTATAAAAAAGAGCAAGTCTATATTTGACGTAGG TATGTGGGGAAACACCATTGGGGATGAGGGAGCGGAGGCCTTCGCTGAGGCTTTGAAGAATCACACAAGCCTGACCAACCTCAG CCTCTCTGCTAACGGGATCACTGGACAGGGAGGAAGATACATAGCTAAAATGCTAAAAGAGAACTCAAGCCTTCACATCTTCTG gCTGATTGGGAACAACATTTCGGATGAAGCAGCGTCTGATCTTTCAGAGGCCATCAAGATGAACAAAGGACTCACTCATGTCAT GTTGATTGATAACCAGTTCACTGTGGGTGGAGCCAGACTCTTGGCAGAGGGCCTGTCTCATAACACAACACTAAAGGAGATCAA CCTAAAGGGAAACCTTGTCtctgaggaggaagagaaacagTTTGTCGCAGAACCAAGGCTTCGATTCAGCTGA